One genomic region from Croceicoccus sp. YJ47 encodes:
- the rplV gene encoding 50S ribosomal protein L22, with translation MGKQSAPRRVGDNEALAVGTTIRGSAQKLNLVAGLIRGKKAEDALNILSFSNKAMARDAQKVLASAIANAENNHNLDVDALVVAEASVGKSITMKRFHTRGRGKSTRILKPFSRLRIVVREQEEEA, from the coding sequence ATGGGCAAGCAATCCGCTCCCCGCCGCGTAGGCGACAACGAGGCTCTGGCCGTGGGCACCACCATTCGTGGTTCCGCGCAGAAGCTGAACCTCGTTGCCGGCCTGATCCGCGGCAAGAAGGCCGAGGATGCGTTGAACATCCTCTCCTTTTCGAACAAGGCGATGGCGCGCGACGCGCAGAAGGTTCTCGCATCGGCCATCGCCAATGCCGAGAACAACCACAATCTCGACGTCGACGCTCTCGTCGTCGCCGAGGCCAGTGTCGGCAAGTCGATCACCATGAAGCGTTTCCACACGCGCGGTCGGGGCAAGAGCACCCGCATCCTGAAGCCGTTCAGCCGGTTGCGCATCGTGGTTCGCGAGCAGGAAGAAGAGGCGTAA
- the rpsC gene encoding 30S ribosomal protein S3, whose amino-acid sequence MGQKSNPIGLRLQINRTWDSRWYAEGGDYRQLLKEDIEIRKYIVDTLPQAAISKVVIERPAKLCRISIYAARPGVIIGKKGADIEKLRSKLSKMTSSEVKLNIVEIRKPEIDAKLVAQGIADQLVRRVAFRRAMKRAVQSALRLGAEGIKITCGGRLGGAEIARVEWYREGRVPLHTLRANVDYADAEALTAYGIIGIKCWIFKGEILGHDPMAQDRLMMEAQTSGVRPAR is encoded by the coding sequence ATGGGCCAGAAAAGCAATCCGATCGGCCTGCGCCTGCAGATCAACCGCACCTGGGACAGCCGGTGGTACGCCGAAGGCGGCGATTACCGTCAGCTGCTCAAGGAAGACATCGAGATCCGCAAGTATATCGTCGATACGCTTCCGCAGGCCGCCATTTCGAAGGTCGTGATCGAGCGTCCGGCCAAGCTGTGCCGCATCTCGATCTACGCCGCCCGCCCCGGTGTCATCATCGGCAAGAAGGGCGCGGACATCGAGAAGCTGCGCTCGAAGCTGTCGAAGATGACGTCGAGCGAGGTCAAGCTGAACATCGTCGAGATCCGCAAGCCGGAAATCGACGCCAAGCTCGTCGCGCAGGGCATCGCCGATCAGCTGGTTCGCCGCGTCGCGTTCCGCCGGGCGATGAAGCGCGCGGTGCAGTCCGCGCTGCGTCTCGGCGCCGAGGGCATCAAGATCACCTGCGGCGGCCGTCTTGGCGGTGCCGAGATCGCCCGCGTCGAATGGTATCGCGAAGGTCGGGTTCCGCTGCACACGCTGCGCGCGAACGTCGATTACGCCGATGCCGAGGCGCTGACCGCCTATGGCATCATCGGTATCAAGTGCTGGATCTTCAAAGGCGAGATCCTCGGCCACGATCCGATGGCGCAGGACCGCCTGATGATGGAAGCCCAGACTTCCGGCGTCCGTCCGGCACGCTGA
- the rplP gene encoding 50S ribosomal protein L16 translates to MLQPKKTKFRKAFKGKIHGTAKGGTTLNFGSYGLKAMEPERITARQIEAARRAITRHIKRQGRLWIRVFPDVPVSKKPAEVRQGKGKGSVEYWAARVKPGRILFELDGVAGPLAAEAFERAAMKLPIKTKVVARLGDSSHLGGE, encoded by the coding sequence ATGCTGCAACCGAAAAAGACCAAGTTCCGCAAGGCGTTCAAGGGCAAGATCCATGGCACGGCCAAGGGCGGCACCACGCTGAACTTCGGGTCCTATGGCCTGAAGGCGATGGAACCCGAGCGGATTACCGCACGCCAGATCGAGGCGGCCCGCCGCGCGATCACGCGCCACATCAAGCGTCAGGGCCGTCTGTGGATCCGCGTGTTCCCGGACGTTCCGGTGTCGAAGAAGCCTGCCGAAGTCCGTCAGGGCAAGGGCAAGGGTTCGGTGGAATACTGGGCCGCTCGCGTGAAGCCGGGCCGCATCCTGTTCGAGCTGGACGGCGTTGCCGGTCCGCTCGCGGCCGAAGCGTTCGAACGCGCCGCAATGAAGCTGCCGATCAAGACCAAGGTCGTTGCCCGCCTCGGCGACAGCTCGCACCTTGGCGGCGAATAA
- the rpmC gene encoding 50S ribosomal protein L29, producing the protein MAKIEDLRGKTDDQLSSDLAELKREAFNLRFQAATNQIERPARIKEVRRDIARIKTLQTERTRSAEAQA; encoded by the coding sequence ATGGCAAAGATTGAAGATCTTCGCGGGAAGACCGACGACCAGCTTTCGTCCGATCTCGCTGAGCTGAAGCGTGAGGCGTTCAACCTCCGTTTCCAGGCTGCGACCAACCAGATCGAGCGTCCGGCGCGGATCAAGGAAGTTCGCCGCGATATCGCCCGCATCAAGACGCTTCAGACCGAACGCACGCGTTCGGCCGAAGCGCAGGCTTGA